One Elephas maximus indicus isolate mEleMax1 chromosome 16, mEleMax1 primary haplotype, whole genome shotgun sequence DNA window includes the following coding sequences:
- the SEC31B gene encoding protein transport protein Sec31B isoform X4, with amino-acid sequence MLQGRLWIAPNVGLFLPFLLSSLPGMVVSKGLFFIQGNLLASGASDSEIFIWDLNNLSVPMTPGSKSQQPPEDIRALSWNRQVQHILSSAHPSGKAVVWDLRKNEPIIKVSDHSNRMDCSGLAWHPDIATQLVLCSEDDRLPVIQLWDLRFASSPLMVLESHGRGILSVSWSQADAELLLSSAKDNQIFCWNLGSREVVYKLPTQSSWCFDVQWCPRDPPVFSAASCDGWISLYSVMGRSWEVQQMRQADKIFSSFSKGQPLLPLQVPEQVAQAMLLSSLKKPPKWLRRPAGVSFAFGGKLVTFGLPSTPAHQVPQPRPHLVFISQVTTESEFLLRSAELQAALRSGNLPNYCQNKIQHMSLQREEMLWQFLKVTLEQDSRMKFLKLLGYSKDELQKKVATWLKSNLGLSESPQPEGSDLNSTRQQTFCSQASKCTTEEASASSAFFDELVPQDMTPWEIPIREDTDGLLSQALLLGDLGPAVELCLKEECFADALILAQAGGADLLKQTQEYYLAKRKTRISLLLACVVQKNWKDVVCACSLQNWKEALALLLTYSGPKEFPELCDMLGTRMEQEGGRALTSEARLCYVCSGSVERLVESWSKCHQAASPMALQDLMEKVVVLNRGLELLLGPDGVTQGPATAHSITQYASLLASQGSLATAMSYLPSDCAQAPVWQLRDRLFHAQGSSVLDQQSLPFPFPWVVVGATPHSKETSSYRLGFQPSQKVSTLSPRPRVFTPQSPPVMPFIPPHPSPYQGSKAQNISDSRVPGPQAAQLLPLGSGVRPALSQPHFLGGQRTQAPNSMGLPGMWPLPGPPPPMASPDIMQPGSTSLPETSRLFPLLPVRPPGPSPMSSQPPPPPVSSLVAYPPGGLGAPYSSALPTTGILTSYPGTQNSWKDVPAPRGNLQRKKLPETFMPPAPITAPVMSLTPEPRWGLSSQPPVPVVGHAPPAGELSLQQLQHLPPEKMERKELPPEHQSLKTSFEALLQRCYLSATDSKTKRKLSEAAQRLECLYEKLWEGTLSRQVLAGLHEVARCVDTGSFEQGLVVHAQVVGCSSFSEVSSFMPTLKAVLTIAQKLQI; translated from the exons ATGTTACAGGGGAGGCTTTGGATAGCCCCGAATGTGGGCCTCTTTCTGCCTTTCCTGCTCTCATCTCTTCCTGGCATGGTTGTCTCCAAAGGCCTATTCTTCATACAGGGCAACCTCCTAGCCTCAGGGGCCAGCGATTCTGAAATCTTCATTTGGGATTTGAATAACCTGAGTGTGCCAATGACCCCAGGATCTAAGTCACAG CAGCCCCCGGAAGACATCAGGGCACTTTCTTGGAACCGGCAAGTCCAACACATTCTGTCTTCTGCTCATCCCAGTGGCAAGGCAGTTGTGTGGGATCTCAGGAAGAATGAACCCATCATCAAAGTCAGCGATCACAGCAACAGG ATGGACTGCTCTGGCTTGGCCTGGCACCCAGACATAGCCACTCAGTTGGTGCTGTGCTCAGAGGATGATCGTCTCCCAGTGATCCAGCTGTGGGACTTGCGCTTTGCCTCCTCACCGCTGATGGTACTGGAGAGCCACGGCAG ggggATCTTGTCAGTGTCATGGAGCCAGGCTGACGCTGAGCTGCTGCTCAGTAGCGCCAAGGACAACCAGATCTTTTGCTGGAATCTGGGGAGCCGCGAG GTAGTATATAAGCTACCTacacagagcagttggtgcttTGATGTGCAGTGGTGCCCTCGGGACCCTCCAGTGTTCTCTGCTGCCTCCTGTGACGGCTGGATCAGTTTGTACTCTGTGATGGGTAGAAGCTGGGAAGTTCAGCAGATGAGACAGGCTGACAAG ATCTTCTCTTCCTTCAGCAAAGGCCAGCCTCTCCTGCCATTGCAGGTGCCAGAGCAGGTAGCCCAAGCAATGCTGCTATCATCCCTGAAAAAGCCCCCCAAATGGCTGAGAAGGCCAGCAGGCGTTTCATTTGCT tttgggGGGAAGCTGGTTACCTTTGGCCTCCCCAGCACCCCTGCCCATCAGGTGCCACAGCCTCGCCCCCACCTAGTCTTCATCAGTCAAGTAACCACAGAATCTGAATTCCTGTTGCGGTCAGCTGAGCTGCAGGCAGCCCTGAGATCAGGAAATCTCCCGAATTATTGTCAGAACAAGATCCAGCACATGTCACtgcagagggaagagatgctcTGGCAGTTCCTGAAG GTGACTTTAGAGCAAGACTCCAGGATGAAATTCCTAAAGCTATTAGGATACAGTAAAGATGAGTTGCAGAAGAAG GTGGCCACATGGTTGAAGAGTAACTTGGGGCTGAGTGAGAGCCCTCAGCCTGAGGGAAGTGACCTCAACAGTACCAGACAACAGACCTTCTGCAGCCAG GCCTCCAAATGTACCACAGAGGAAGCTTCTGCCTCCTCAGCCTTCTTTGACGAACTGGTCCCTCAGGACATGACTCCATGGGAGATTCCCATCAGAGAAG ACACTGATGGACTCCTGAGCCAAGCTCTCCTGCTTGGGGATCTGGGCCCTGCTGTGGAGCTGTGTCTGAAGGAGGAGTGCTTTGCCGATGCTCTCATCCTGGCCCAGGCTGGGGGTGCAGATCTGCTGAAGCAAACACAGGAGTACTACCTGGCCAAGAGGAAAACCAGAATTTCCTTG CTTCTAGCCTGTGTTGTGCAGAAGAATTGGAAGGATGTGGTGTGTGCCTGTAGCCTGCAGAACTGGAAGGAGGCGCTGGCCTTGCTATTGACATACTCAGGGCCAAAAGAATTCCCTGAGCTCTGTG ACATGCTGGGAACTCGAATGGAGCAGGAGGGTGGCAGGGCATTAACCTCCGAAGCCAGACTCTGTTATGTGTGCTCAGGGagtgtggagcggctggtggagtccTGGTCAAAATGCCACCAGGCTGCATCCCCCATGGCACTGCAG GATCTGATGGAGAAGGTGGTGGTCCTCAACAGGGGCTTGGAGCTACTCTTGGGTCCCGATGGGGTGACCCAAGGCCCTGCCACAGCCCACAGTATCACTCAGTATGCCAGCCTCTTGGCATCCCAGGGCAGCCTGGCCACTGCCATGAGCTACCTACCCAGTGACTGTGCTCAG GCACCAGTTTGGCAGCTGAGAGATCGGCTTTTTCATGCCCAGGGTTCTAGTGTCTTGGACCAACAGTCTCTCCCCTTTCCTTTCCCCTGGGTTGTTGTGGGAGCTACCCCTCACTCTAAAGAGACATCATCTTATAGATTGGGATTTCAGCCTTCTCAGAAG GTTTCAACTCTATCTCCAAGGCCAAGAGTTTTCACTCCTCAGTCACCACCAGTGATGCCCTTCATACCTCCCCATCCTAGCCCTTATCAGGGCTCCAAAGCCCAGAATATAAGTGACTCCAGGGTACCTGGGCCCCAGGCGGCCCAGCTTTTGCCTCTGGGCTCTGGGGTAAGGCCCG CTCTATCTCAGCCGCACTTCTTAGGAGGGCAAAGAACCCAAGCTCCTAACTCTATGGGACTCCCTGGAATGTGGCCTCTTCCTGGTCCCCCTCCACCCATGGCATCCCCAGACATCATGCAGCCTGGCTCTACTTCCCTGCCTGAGACTTCtcggctgttccctctgcttcctGTGAGACCACCAGGTCCCAGCCCTATGagctcccagcccccaccccctcctGTGAGCTCCCTTGTGGCATACCCTCCAGGAGGGCTAGGTGCTCCGTACTCTAGTGCCCTCCCAACTACTGGCATCTTGACTTCTTACCCAg GGACTCAAAATTCCTGGAAAGATGTGCCAGCTCCCAGGGGGAACCTCCAGAGGAAAAAG CTGCCGGAGACATTTATGCCCCCAGCACCAATTACTGCTCCAGTTATGAGCCTCACCCCTGAGCCACGATGGGGCCTTTCCTCACAGCCTCCTGTTCCCGTTGTGGGTCATGCTCCCCCTGCAGGAGAGCTCAGCCTGCAG CAGCTTCAGCACCTACCACCTGagaagatggaaaggaaagagctgcctccagaGCATCAATCCTTGAAGACCAGTTTTGAGGCACTTCTACAACGCTGCTACCTGTCTGCCACGGACTCA AAGACAAAACGGAAGCTGAGTGAGGCAGCCCAACGTCTAGAATGTTTGTATGAGAAGCTCTGGGAGGGGACT CTCTCACGTCAGGTTCTGGCTGGGCTCCACGAGGTGGCTCGGTGTGTGGATACAGGAAGCTTTGAGCAGGGCCTTGTAGTGCATGCCCAGGTGGTGGGCTGCAGCAGCTTCAGCGAGGTATCCAGCTTCATGCCTACCCTGAAGGCTGTCCTCACCATTGCTCAGAAACTGCAGATCTAA
- the SEC31B gene encoding protein transport protein Sec31B isoform X3: MLTLYSVTHILSSGKEPVIAQRQKHTGAVRALDFNPFQGNLLASGASDSEIFIWDLNNLSVPMTPGSKSQQPPEDIRALSWNRQVQHILSSAHPSGKAVVWDLRKNEPIIKVSDHSNRMDCSGLAWHPDIATQLVLCSEDDRLPVIQLWDLRFASSPLMVLESHGRGILSVSWSQADAELLLSSAKDNQIFCWNLGSREVVYKLPTQSSWCFDVQWCPRDPPVFSAASCDGWISLYSVMGRSWEVQQMRQADKIFSSFSKGQPLLPLQVPEQVAQAMLLSSLKKPPKWLRRPAGVSFAFGGKLVTFGLPSTPAHQVPQPRPHLVFISQVTTESEFLLRSAELQAALRSGNLPNYCQNKIQHMSLQREEMLWQFLKVTLEQDSRMKFLKLLGYSKDELQKKVATWLKSNLGLSESPQPEGSDLNSTRQQTFCSQASKCTTEEASASSAFFDELVPQDMTPWEIPIREDTDGLLSQALLLGDLGPAVELCLKEECFADALILAQAGGADLLKQTQEYYLAKRKTRISLLLACVVQKNWKDVVCACSLQNWKEALALLLTYSGPKEFPELCDMLGTRMEQEGGRALTSEARLCYVCSGSVERLVESWSKCHQAASPMALQDLMEKVVVLNRGLELLLGPDGVTQGPATAHSITQYASLLASQGSLATAMSYLPSDCAQAPVWQLRDRLFHAQGSSVLDQQSLPFPFPWVVVGATPHSKETSSYRLGFQPSQKVSTLSPRPRVFTPQSPPVMPFIPPHPSPYQGSKAQNISDSRVPGPQAAQLLPLGSGVRPALSQPHFLGGQRTQAPNSMGLPGMWPLPGPPPPMASPDIMQPGSTSLPETSRLFPLLPVRPPGPSPMSSQPPPPPVSSLVAYPPGGLGAPYSSALPTTGILTSYPGTQNSWKDVPAPRGNLQRKKLPETFMPPAPITAPVMSLTPEPRWGLSSQPPVPVVGHAPPAGELSLQQLQHLPPEKMERKELPPEHQSLKTSFEALLQRCYLSATDSKTKRKLSEAAQRLECLYEKLWEGTLSRQVLAGLHEVARCVDTGSFEQGLVVHAQVVGCSSFSEVSSFMPTLKAVLTIAQKLQI; encoded by the exons ATGCTTACCCTATACAGTGTGACCCACATCCTGTCTTCAGGGAAGGAGCCTGTGATTGCCCAGAGACAGAAGCACACGGGGGCTGTCAGAGCCCTCGACTTTAATCCCTTCCAG GGCAACCTCCTAGCCTCAGGGGCCAGCGATTCTGAAATCTTCATTTGGGATTTGAATAACCTGAGTGTGCCAATGACCCCAGGATCTAAGTCACAG CAGCCCCCGGAAGACATCAGGGCACTTTCTTGGAACCGGCAAGTCCAACACATTCTGTCTTCTGCTCATCCCAGTGGCAAGGCAGTTGTGTGGGATCTCAGGAAGAATGAACCCATCATCAAAGTCAGCGATCACAGCAACAGG ATGGACTGCTCTGGCTTGGCCTGGCACCCAGACATAGCCACTCAGTTGGTGCTGTGCTCAGAGGATGATCGTCTCCCAGTGATCCAGCTGTGGGACTTGCGCTTTGCCTCCTCACCGCTGATGGTACTGGAGAGCCACGGCAG ggggATCTTGTCAGTGTCATGGAGCCAGGCTGACGCTGAGCTGCTGCTCAGTAGCGCCAAGGACAACCAGATCTTTTGCTGGAATCTGGGGAGCCGCGAG GTAGTATATAAGCTACCTacacagagcagttggtgcttTGATGTGCAGTGGTGCCCTCGGGACCCTCCAGTGTTCTCTGCTGCCTCCTGTGACGGCTGGATCAGTTTGTACTCTGTGATGGGTAGAAGCTGGGAAGTTCAGCAGATGAGACAGGCTGACAAG ATCTTCTCTTCCTTCAGCAAAGGCCAGCCTCTCCTGCCATTGCAGGTGCCAGAGCAGGTAGCCCAAGCAATGCTGCTATCATCCCTGAAAAAGCCCCCCAAATGGCTGAGAAGGCCAGCAGGCGTTTCATTTGCT tttgggGGGAAGCTGGTTACCTTTGGCCTCCCCAGCACCCCTGCCCATCAGGTGCCACAGCCTCGCCCCCACCTAGTCTTCATCAGTCAAGTAACCACAGAATCTGAATTCCTGTTGCGGTCAGCTGAGCTGCAGGCAGCCCTGAGATCAGGAAATCTCCCGAATTATTGTCAGAACAAGATCCAGCACATGTCACtgcagagggaagagatgctcTGGCAGTTCCTGAAG GTGACTTTAGAGCAAGACTCCAGGATGAAATTCCTAAAGCTATTAGGATACAGTAAAGATGAGTTGCAGAAGAAG GTGGCCACATGGTTGAAGAGTAACTTGGGGCTGAGTGAGAGCCCTCAGCCTGAGGGAAGTGACCTCAACAGTACCAGACAACAGACCTTCTGCAGCCAG GCCTCCAAATGTACCACAGAGGAAGCTTCTGCCTCCTCAGCCTTCTTTGACGAACTGGTCCCTCAGGACATGACTCCATGGGAGATTCCCATCAGAGAAG ACACTGATGGACTCCTGAGCCAAGCTCTCCTGCTTGGGGATCTGGGCCCTGCTGTGGAGCTGTGTCTGAAGGAGGAGTGCTTTGCCGATGCTCTCATCCTGGCCCAGGCTGGGGGTGCAGATCTGCTGAAGCAAACACAGGAGTACTACCTGGCCAAGAGGAAAACCAGAATTTCCTTG CTTCTAGCCTGTGTTGTGCAGAAGAATTGGAAGGATGTGGTGTGTGCCTGTAGCCTGCAGAACTGGAAGGAGGCGCTGGCCTTGCTATTGACATACTCAGGGCCAAAAGAATTCCCTGAGCTCTGTG ACATGCTGGGAACTCGAATGGAGCAGGAGGGTGGCAGGGCATTAACCTCCGAAGCCAGACTCTGTTATGTGTGCTCAGGGagtgtggagcggctggtggagtccTGGTCAAAATGCCACCAGGCTGCATCCCCCATGGCACTGCAG GATCTGATGGAGAAGGTGGTGGTCCTCAACAGGGGCTTGGAGCTACTCTTGGGTCCCGATGGGGTGACCCAAGGCCCTGCCACAGCCCACAGTATCACTCAGTATGCCAGCCTCTTGGCATCCCAGGGCAGCCTGGCCACTGCCATGAGCTACCTACCCAGTGACTGTGCTCAG GCACCAGTTTGGCAGCTGAGAGATCGGCTTTTTCATGCCCAGGGTTCTAGTGTCTTGGACCAACAGTCTCTCCCCTTTCCTTTCCCCTGGGTTGTTGTGGGAGCTACCCCTCACTCTAAAGAGACATCATCTTATAGATTGGGATTTCAGCCTTCTCAGAAG GTTTCAACTCTATCTCCAAGGCCAAGAGTTTTCACTCCTCAGTCACCACCAGTGATGCCCTTCATACCTCCCCATCCTAGCCCTTATCAGGGCTCCAAAGCCCAGAATATAAGTGACTCCAGGGTACCTGGGCCCCAGGCGGCCCAGCTTTTGCCTCTGGGCTCTGGGGTAAGGCCCG CTCTATCTCAGCCGCACTTCTTAGGAGGGCAAAGAACCCAAGCTCCTAACTCTATGGGACTCCCTGGAATGTGGCCTCTTCCTGGTCCCCCTCCACCCATGGCATCCCCAGACATCATGCAGCCTGGCTCTACTTCCCTGCCTGAGACTTCtcggctgttccctctgcttcctGTGAGACCACCAGGTCCCAGCCCTATGagctcccagcccccaccccctcctGTGAGCTCCCTTGTGGCATACCCTCCAGGAGGGCTAGGTGCTCCGTACTCTAGTGCCCTCCCAACTACTGGCATCTTGACTTCTTACCCAg GGACTCAAAATTCCTGGAAAGATGTGCCAGCTCCCAGGGGGAACCTCCAGAGGAAAAAG CTGCCGGAGACATTTATGCCCCCAGCACCAATTACTGCTCCAGTTATGAGCCTCACCCCTGAGCCACGATGGGGCCTTTCCTCACAGCCTCCTGTTCCCGTTGTGGGTCATGCTCCCCCTGCAGGAGAGCTCAGCCTGCAG CAGCTTCAGCACCTACCACCTGagaagatggaaaggaaagagctgcctccagaGCATCAATCCTTGAAGACCAGTTTTGAGGCACTTCTACAACGCTGCTACCTGTCTGCCACGGACTCA AAGACAAAACGGAAGCTGAGTGAGGCAGCCCAACGTCTAGAATGTTTGTATGAGAAGCTCTGGGAGGGGACT CTCTCACGTCAGGTTCTGGCTGGGCTCCACGAGGTGGCTCGGTGTGTGGATACAGGAAGCTTTGAGCAGGGCCTTGTAGTGCATGCCCAGGTGGTGGGCTGCAGCAGCTTCAGCGAGGTATCCAGCTTCATGCCTACCCTGAAGGCTGTCCTCACCATTGCTCAGAAACTGCAGATCTAA
- the SEC31B gene encoding protein transport protein Sec31B isoform X5: protein MPTFCLLMWTWGNLLASGASDSEIFIWDLNNLSVPMTPGSKSQQPPEDIRALSWNRQVQHILSSAHPSGKAVVWDLRKNEPIIKVSDHSNRMDCSGLAWHPDIATQLVLCSEDDRLPVIQLWDLRFASSPLMVLESHGRGILSVSWSQADAELLLSSAKDNQIFCWNLGSREVVYKLPTQSSWCFDVQWCPRDPPVFSAASCDGWISLYSVMGRSWEVQQMRQADKIFSSFSKGQPLLPLQVPEQVAQAMLLSSLKKPPKWLRRPAGVSFAFGGKLVTFGLPSTPAHQVPQPRPHLVFISQVTTESEFLLRSAELQAALRSGNLPNYCQNKIQHMSLQREEMLWQFLKVTLEQDSRMKFLKLLGYSKDELQKKVATWLKSNLGLSESPQPEGSDLNSTRQQTFCSQASKCTTEEASASSAFFDELVPQDMTPWEIPIREDTDGLLSQALLLGDLGPAVELCLKEECFADALILAQAGGADLLKQTQEYYLAKRKTRISLLLACVVQKNWKDVVCACSLQNWKEALALLLTYSGPKEFPELCDMLGTRMEQEGGRALTSEARLCYVCSGSVERLVESWSKCHQAASPMALQDLMEKVVVLNRGLELLLGPDGVTQGPATAHSITQYASLLASQGSLATAMSYLPSDCAQAPVWQLRDRLFHAQGSSVLDQQSLPFPFPWVVVGATPHSKETSSYRLGFQPSQKVSTLSPRPRVFTPQSPPVMPFIPPHPSPYQGSKAQNISDSRVPGPQAAQLLPLGSGVRPALSQPHFLGGQRTQAPNSMGLPGMWPLPGPPPPMASPDIMQPGSTSLPETSRLFPLLPVRPPGPSPMSSQPPPPPVSSLVAYPPGGLGAPYSSALPTTGILTSYPGTQNSWKDVPAPRGNLQRKKLPETFMPPAPITAPVMSLTPEPRWGLSSQPPVPVVGHAPPAGELSLQQLQHLPPEKMERKELPPEHQSLKTSFEALLQRCYLSATDSKTKRKLSEAAQRLECLYEKLWEGTLSRQVLAGLHEVARCVDTGSFEQGLVVHAQVVGCSSFSEVSSFMPTLKAVLTIAQKLQI, encoded by the exons ATGCCCACTTTCTGCTTACTGATGTGGACCTGG GGCAACCTCCTAGCCTCAGGGGCCAGCGATTCTGAAATCTTCATTTGGGATTTGAATAACCTGAGTGTGCCAATGACCCCAGGATCTAAGTCACAG CAGCCCCCGGAAGACATCAGGGCACTTTCTTGGAACCGGCAAGTCCAACACATTCTGTCTTCTGCTCATCCCAGTGGCAAGGCAGTTGTGTGGGATCTCAGGAAGAATGAACCCATCATCAAAGTCAGCGATCACAGCAACAGG ATGGACTGCTCTGGCTTGGCCTGGCACCCAGACATAGCCACTCAGTTGGTGCTGTGCTCAGAGGATGATCGTCTCCCAGTGATCCAGCTGTGGGACTTGCGCTTTGCCTCCTCACCGCTGATGGTACTGGAGAGCCACGGCAG ggggATCTTGTCAGTGTCATGGAGCCAGGCTGACGCTGAGCTGCTGCTCAGTAGCGCCAAGGACAACCAGATCTTTTGCTGGAATCTGGGGAGCCGCGAG GTAGTATATAAGCTACCTacacagagcagttggtgcttTGATGTGCAGTGGTGCCCTCGGGACCCTCCAGTGTTCTCTGCTGCCTCCTGTGACGGCTGGATCAGTTTGTACTCTGTGATGGGTAGAAGCTGGGAAGTTCAGCAGATGAGACAGGCTGACAAG ATCTTCTCTTCCTTCAGCAAAGGCCAGCCTCTCCTGCCATTGCAGGTGCCAGAGCAGGTAGCCCAAGCAATGCTGCTATCATCCCTGAAAAAGCCCCCCAAATGGCTGAGAAGGCCAGCAGGCGTTTCATTTGCT tttgggGGGAAGCTGGTTACCTTTGGCCTCCCCAGCACCCCTGCCCATCAGGTGCCACAGCCTCGCCCCCACCTAGTCTTCATCAGTCAAGTAACCACAGAATCTGAATTCCTGTTGCGGTCAGCTGAGCTGCAGGCAGCCCTGAGATCAGGAAATCTCCCGAATTATTGTCAGAACAAGATCCAGCACATGTCACtgcagagggaagagatgctcTGGCAGTTCCTGAAG GTGACTTTAGAGCAAGACTCCAGGATGAAATTCCTAAAGCTATTAGGATACAGTAAAGATGAGTTGCAGAAGAAG GTGGCCACATGGTTGAAGAGTAACTTGGGGCTGAGTGAGAGCCCTCAGCCTGAGGGAAGTGACCTCAACAGTACCAGACAACAGACCTTCTGCAGCCAG GCCTCCAAATGTACCACAGAGGAAGCTTCTGCCTCCTCAGCCTTCTTTGACGAACTGGTCCCTCAGGACATGACTCCATGGGAGATTCCCATCAGAGAAG ACACTGATGGACTCCTGAGCCAAGCTCTCCTGCTTGGGGATCTGGGCCCTGCTGTGGAGCTGTGTCTGAAGGAGGAGTGCTTTGCCGATGCTCTCATCCTGGCCCAGGCTGGGGGTGCAGATCTGCTGAAGCAAACACAGGAGTACTACCTGGCCAAGAGGAAAACCAGAATTTCCTTG CTTCTAGCCTGTGTTGTGCAGAAGAATTGGAAGGATGTGGTGTGTGCCTGTAGCCTGCAGAACTGGAAGGAGGCGCTGGCCTTGCTATTGACATACTCAGGGCCAAAAGAATTCCCTGAGCTCTGTG ACATGCTGGGAACTCGAATGGAGCAGGAGGGTGGCAGGGCATTAACCTCCGAAGCCAGACTCTGTTATGTGTGCTCAGGGagtgtggagcggctggtggagtccTGGTCAAAATGCCACCAGGCTGCATCCCCCATGGCACTGCAG GATCTGATGGAGAAGGTGGTGGTCCTCAACAGGGGCTTGGAGCTACTCTTGGGTCCCGATGGGGTGACCCAAGGCCCTGCCACAGCCCACAGTATCACTCAGTATGCCAGCCTCTTGGCATCCCAGGGCAGCCTGGCCACTGCCATGAGCTACCTACCCAGTGACTGTGCTCAG GCACCAGTTTGGCAGCTGAGAGATCGGCTTTTTCATGCCCAGGGTTCTAGTGTCTTGGACCAACAGTCTCTCCCCTTTCCTTTCCCCTGGGTTGTTGTGGGAGCTACCCCTCACTCTAAAGAGACATCATCTTATAGATTGGGATTTCAGCCTTCTCAGAAG GTTTCAACTCTATCTCCAAGGCCAAGAGTTTTCACTCCTCAGTCACCACCAGTGATGCCCTTCATACCTCCCCATCCTAGCCCTTATCAGGGCTCCAAAGCCCAGAATATAAGTGACTCCAGGGTACCTGGGCCCCAGGCGGCCCAGCTTTTGCCTCTGGGCTCTGGGGTAAGGCCCG CTCTATCTCAGCCGCACTTCTTAGGAGGGCAAAGAACCCAAGCTCCTAACTCTATGGGACTCCCTGGAATGTGGCCTCTTCCTGGTCCCCCTCCACCCATGGCATCCCCAGACATCATGCAGCCTGGCTCTACTTCCCTGCCTGAGACTTCtcggctgttccctctgcttcctGTGAGACCACCAGGTCCCAGCCCTATGagctcccagcccccaccccctcctGTGAGCTCCCTTGTGGCATACCCTCCAGGAGGGCTAGGTGCTCCGTACTCTAGTGCCCTCCCAACTACTGGCATCTTGACTTCTTACCCAg GGACTCAAAATTCCTGGAAAGATGTGCCAGCTCCCAGGGGGAACCTCCAGAGGAAAAAG CTGCCGGAGACATTTATGCCCCCAGCACCAATTACTGCTCCAGTTATGAGCCTCACCCCTGAGCCACGATGGGGCCTTTCCTCACAGCCTCCTGTTCCCGTTGTGGGTCATGCTCCCCCTGCAGGAGAGCTCAGCCTGCAG CAGCTTCAGCACCTACCACCTGagaagatggaaaggaaagagctgcctccagaGCATCAATCCTTGAAGACCAGTTTTGAGGCACTTCTACAACGCTGCTACCTGTCTGCCACGGACTCA AAGACAAAACGGAAGCTGAGTGAGGCAGCCCAACGTCTAGAATGTTTGTATGAGAAGCTCTGGGAGGGGACT CTCTCACGTCAGGTTCTGGCTGGGCTCCACGAGGTGGCTCGGTGTGTGGATACAGGAAGCTTTGAGCAGGGCCTTGTAGTGCATGCCCAGGTGGTGGGCTGCAGCAGCTTCAGCGAGGTATCCAGCTTCATGCCTACCCTGAAGGCTGTCCTCACCATTGCTCAGAAACTGCAGATCTAA